From the genome of Thermus tengchongensis:
CGGAAGGCGCCCCGGAAGCGGCCCCTTTCGGGCGGGCCCAGGAGCTCGCCTTCAATGCGCACCGGCAGGCGCCTGCCCACCAGTTCCAGCTCCCCCTCCACCACGAAGCGGCTCCCCTCGTGGCGGGCCCTTTGGGGGTAGAGGCAGGCCTGAGGGTAGCTCTTGGCCTTGAGGATCTCCAGGGCCTTCTTGTCCCGCTCGGCTACCCCGGAGTCCCAGGCGGCCTGCTCCAGGCAGACCCGGCCCGAGGCCTGCTCGCCATTCCAAAAGACCTCCCCCCGGGCGGTGGGGTTCCTGCCCTCCCAGCTCCCCAGGGGGTAGAAGCCCCGGTACCGGGCCTCCCCCTCCACCCGGTAGGGGGCCTGGGCCAGGGCCAACAGGGGGAGGAGGAAGGGGAGAAGCCGCCTCACGGCCTATACCTCCAGCGCTCCCCTAGGGTGGCGAAGTCGCGGAAGCCCAGGAAGAGGATGGGCCGCTCCTTGGCCTCCTGGGAGCCTTCCACGTGGACCACCTCCCCCAGGAAGAGGGCGTGGTCGCCTTCTAGGGGAAGCTCGCTCACCTTGAGCTCGTACACCGCTAGGGTCCCTTCCGGTACCTGGGTATGCTCCAGTTTCCTCGCCGGGCGCAGGGCTACCCCCAGCCTTTCCGCCTTGCGCACCTTCCGCCCCGAGAGGTAGCCGGAGCGCACCACCCAGCCCCGGGCCTCCCAGGGGAGGAAGGCGAGGGCGGCTTCCCCCAGCTCCCGCAGGAGGGTGAGGGTGTGGTTTTCCCGGTCCATGGCGAAGAGGAAGCGGAAGGGCTTTTTGGACACTGGGGTCCACCAGGCCAGGGGCATGAAGTTCTCCCCCACGCACAAGAGGGCCAGGCGCATGGGGTAGAAGAAGGCCCGGTAGGGGGCTTGAGGGGTTTCCTGCTCCATGGCCTAAAGCTCCAACACCTCAGGGGGAGGTTCCCGGAGGACGCCCTCCAGCACCCGCCTGGCCGCCTCCTCGGGGGCCAGGGCTCCCTTGGGGGGGCCGCCCAGGGGGGTCCAAAGCCCCGTGGCCACCGCCGGCAGGCGCACCAGGACGAGTTGCACGCCCTGGCGCCGGAGCTCCTTCCGGGCCGTCTCCACATAGGCCTCGAGGGCCCCCTTGGCCGCGGCGTAGGCCCCAAAGCCCGGCACCCGCACGTAGGCGGGGTAGGCCCCGAAGAAGACCGCTCGGGCTCCTTGGCGAAAGTGGGCGTGCTTTAGGACAAAACTGGCGGTCAGGAAGTGGCTTGTGAGCATTCCTTCCAGGGCATCCCGGCTTACTTCCCGCACCCCGGCTCTGCCCGCCTTGCCCACGGCGTGGACCAGGAGGTCCAGGGGGCCCGCCTCTTCCAAGAGGGCTTTGGCCTCCAGTTCGTCGGAGAGGTCGGCGGGAAGGGCGCGGCCTCCCACTTCCGCGGCCAGCGCCCGGAGGGCTTCCGCCCGGCGGGCCGAAAGGAGGAGCTCTTCCCCCCGCAGCAGGCGGGCCAAGGCGCTTCCCAGGCCTCCCGTGGCTCCCAGGATCAGAACCCGCATGCTTGGAAGCTACCCCTTTCCCCAAGGGGGGTTTGTAGTCCAAAAAGAAGTGGGCCCGAGGGGCCCGGGCGGGCTTGCCCAGCTGGATTCAAGCGGCCTTCACCTCCGCTCCGAAGCCCTCCTCGAGGCTCTTCGCCCGGGCGATGGCGAAGATCAGGAGGCCGTAGACGGGCTTGGCGATCAGGTCGGCTAGGCTGTACCCAATCTGGATGGCCACCTCCTGGGCCGCTCCTCCCGGGAGCCAGGTGCCCAGGGCGTAGGCGATGGGATAGAAGCCCCAGGACATGAGGAGGACATACCGGGTGGCGTTGAGGAGCTCCAGGACCCTAGCCCCGAACTTGGCCTCCCGTATGGCCTGGCCCAGCTCCACCCAGAGCACGTAGAGGATGTAGAAGAAGGGGATGGAGGAAAGCGCGCCCCAAAGCGTCCTGGGCCCAGGTTCGGTGTTCACCTCTCCCACGTACCCGAGCCCCAGCATGAGCACCGACGCCACCACCAGCTTGATCCCCAGGTTCCAGGTGCGGGCGGCGGAAAGCCCCAGGACCAGGATGAGCTCCAGGAGGAGCAGGGGTACCGTCAGGAGCCAGTCGGCGTAGCGGTAGAAGTCGTTGAAGGGCTTGCCGGTGGGCACGTAGACCCCGTCCGCCAGCTGGTAGGCCCCCACCCAGCTCTCGAAGATGCGCAGGTAGTGGTAGCCGGCGATGAAGACAATGAGGGCCGAGAGGTACAAGGCGATGTGGTAGCGCTGGGCCACATAGCTCCTCGCCAGGAGGAAGAAGACGAAGGCGGCTAGCATCCCGGCGATGGTCAGGGAGAGCATGTTGAAGACCAGCCAGTACTGTCCGAAGGTGAGTTCTGGCATTTCGCGCATGGCTTACCTCCTTCAGGGGCAAGCCCGCCCCCGTGCGGGTCAAGTCCATTAAAAGTCCCAAGGTTCCCCGGGTGTGTAACCTGGACAACTCTTGGACAAGAGCTTTCTGTGGGCTACAGAAAGCGGAAAAGACCTGTGAAGATTATGAGAACATGCCCAGCCTCTACCTGCTCCCCCTCGTCCTCCTCCCCGAGGGGTGGGCCCTGGCCCTCCTCCTCCTGTCCGCCCTGGTCCTCGGCCTGCCCCACGGGGCGGCGGACCTCTTGGTGGCCCGCAGGCTCGGTTGGCCCCTCCTCCCCTTCGTGGGCCTTTACCTCCTCCTGGCGCTTTTACCTCTGGCCCTGCTCCTCTTCTACCCCCAGGCGGGCCTTCTGGCCTTTCTCCTCCTGGCCCTCCTGCACTGGGGCCGGGTGGAGGGCAAGGGCCCTTTAGGCTACCTGCGGGCAGGGACGGTCCTCCTCTTCCCCTTCCTCCTCCACGGAGAGCGCATTGCCCCCTTCCTGCAGGCCTTTGTGGGGGGCTTTGCCCTGCCCCCCTGGGCAGCCCTCTTTCTCTTGGCCGGCCTCTTCCTCTGGGCCTTGCGGCAAGGCGCGTCCCCGAGGCTTTGGGGGGACACGGCCCTCCTCGCCCTGGTGGCCGCCCTAGCCCACCCCTACGCCGCCCTGGCCGGGTACTTCCTCCTGCAGCACAGCCTGGACAGCCTGCGCCTCGTGGGCGTGAGGGGAAGGGACTGGCTTCCCGTATACGGGGCCACCTTCGGGGCTATCCTCCTGGCCTTGGCCCTCTACCCCGCCTTCCGGGACCCCCTGGCCGCCTACATGGCGGCGGTCTTCGCCCTCACCCTGCCCCACGCCCTGGCGATGGAGGCTTGGCTAAGGCGCCCTCTGCCTCCCGCACGATGGCCCGCGCCAGGTCGCTGAAGATGCGGCGGTGGAGGGGGTAGAGGAGCCACCAGTAGAGGAAGCCGGTGAGGCCCACGGGCTCGAAGTAGGCGGTCTGCACCAGCCGGGCCCCCTCCCCCTCGGGAAGGGCCTGCCACTCCAGCCAGGCCTTGCCCGGCAGGCGCATCTCCGCCCGCAGGCGCAAAAGCCTCCCCGGCTCTACCCGCTCCACCCGCCAGAAGTCCACCGCCTCCCCCGGGAGGAGCTCCTGCGGGTGGCGCCGTCCCCGCCTCAGGCCCGGGCCCCCCACCATCCGGTCCAGGAGGCCCCGCAGGGCCCAGGCCCAGCTCCAGACGAGCCAGCCGCGCTCTCCTCCGAGGCTGGTGAAGACCCGGAAGAGGGCCTCGGGGGTAGCCTTCGCCCGCAGGCTCCGCACCTCGCGGATAACGCCTTCCCGGTCCTCCAGGAAGTAGGCCCGCCCATGGAGGGCCCCCGACCAGCGGGTCTCCACCTCGCCTAGGGCGATGCGCCTTAGGGCCAGGGCCACCGCCTCCTTGTAGGGGAGGGGCCGCACCTCCGGGAAAAGGGCCTGGGCCTTTTGGGTGTCCGCCACCAGGGGGTGGAGGATGCCCTCCACCAGGGGGAGGGCCAGGCGGTTGGGGATGGGGGTCACTAGGCCCACCCACAGGGCGGCCAGCCTGGGGGCCAGCACGGGCACGGGGAGGATGAGGCGCCTGAGCCCCCGCACCCGGGCGTAGGCCTCCATCATGCCCTTGAAGGTGAGGGGTGGCGCCCCGATCTCCACCACCCCCGCAGGCCCCCGGGAGAGGGCCAGGAGGAGGTAGGCGAGCACGTCCCGGATGGCGATGGGGGAGACGGGGTTCAAGACCCAGCGGGGGGCCACCATGACGGGCAGGCGCTCGGTGAGGTAGCGGACCATTTCAAAGCTGGCCGAGCCTGAGCCCACGATGGGCCCGGCGCGGAACTCCGTGGCGGGCAGGTGGGCCCTCAGGATCTCCCCCACCCGGGCGCGGCTTTGCAGGTGGGGGGAGGGCCTTCCTTCCTTGGGCAGGAGCCCGCCCAGATAGATCACGTGCCGCAGGCCCACTTCCTGGGCCACCTGGGCGAAGACTCGGGCTTGGCGCTCCTCAGCCTTTTGGAACTCCCTTTCAGAGAGCATGGCGTGGACCAGGTAATAGGCGGCCTCCACCCCTAGGAGGGCTTGGTGGAGAGCCTGGGGGTCCTCGAGGCTCCCCCGCACCACCTCCACCTGCCCCGCCCAGGGGCGGCCCTCCAGGCGGGAGGGGTCCCGTACCAGGACCCGCACCCGGTGCCCCGCCTCCAGGAGGCGGGGGACCAGCCTCCCCCCCACGTACCCCGTGGCCCCGGTGACCAGGACGTGCATGCCCCTAGCCTAGGGGTTTGGGCCTTGGGGCAGGGTGGCCGGGGAGGGGGTTTGCAGCAGGACGATCCCTTCCCGGGCCGCCTCCCCCACCACCCCGACCTCCCCTTGCCGGGCCGCCCATTCCTCCGGGGTAAGGGCCACGTACTCCACGTGGCGGAGGGGCAGGGCGCGGTGGAGAAGAAGGAGCCTTTCCAGGTGGTCCATGCCCCGAAAGGCCGGGGAGACCACCAGGAGGTCCCAGTCGCTGTCCAACTGGGCCTCTCCCCGGGCCCGGGAACCGAAGAGCAGGGCCAGGGCGATGGGCAGGGGGGCCTGGGCTAGGGCTTCCCTCAGCTTTGCCCAACCGACCTCTCCGCCCATGTGAGCACCTCCTCCGCCGCCTGCAGGCGGGCTTCCGCCTGGGCCCTGCCGTAAAGCCGGGCAGGCAGGGTGCCGGCGGCGTCCGGGTAGCGGTTCACCTTGGAGGAGCACCCGGGCAGTGGTCAGGTCCTCGCGGGCCTGCGCCAGGAGCCGTTCCGCCTCGAGCCGCATCCCTTACCCATCTTAGCCTGGGCCAAGGTCGGCCTGCCCCCTTCCAGATAGCCTGGGTCCCGTGCGTGCGGTGGTGGTGGGGGCGGGGATCGGGGGGCTGGTGGCGGCCAGGCTCCTCCAGGGGGCGGGCCTGGAGGTGGTGGTCCTCGAGGCCCACACCTACCCCGGGGGCCTGGCGGGGGACTTCTGGCACCGGGGCCACCGCTTCCCCGCGGGGGCCACCCTCCTCTCGGGCTTCGCCTCTGGGGGGCCCCTGGCCCTCCTGGAAGGCCTCCTAGCCCTGCGCTTCCCCGTGGAGCCTTACCCAGAGGGCTTCCCTCTGATGGAGGTGGTCCTCCCCCGGGGGAGGCTCCTCCGCCCCGTGGGGCGGGAGGCGGAGCGGGAAGCCCAGGGGGACTTCTTCGGGCCCAAGGTCCTCCCCTTCTGGCGCTGGCAGGGGGAGCGGGCCGATAGGCTCAAGGCCCTGGCCCCCAGGCTCCCCTGGCCCCCGGAGAGGGAGGAGATCCCCGCCCTCCTCCGCCTTTTCCCCGAGCTTCTCCCCTTGCTTCCCGATCTCTTCCGCCGGGCCTCCCGCCTAGCCCCGGAAGACTCCGATTTCCGCCTCTTCCTCCGGGCCCAGCTCCTCATCGCCGCCCAGACGGAAGACCCCTACGCCCTCTACGCCGCCTTGGCCCTGGACCTGCCCCACCTGGGACCGGCGCGGGTGCCGGGCGGGGTGGGAGGGGTGGCCCGGGCGTTGGCGGAGGGCCTGGGGGTGCGCTACCGGGCCCGGGCCACCCGGCTCCTCCTGCGGGAGGGGCGGGCCTACGGGGTGGAGGTGGCCTATGGGGGGAGAAGGCGGGGGGAGAAGGAGGTGGTCTTCGGGGACTTTTTCCTCCTCAATGTGCCTCCTGAGCCCCTCCTGGGCCTTCCCCAGCGAACGCCCAAGGATGCCTGGGGGGCCTTCGCCCTTTACGGGGTTCTGCCCTTCCGGGTGGACCCTCCCTTTTACCGGCAAAACGCCCGGGAGCGGCCCTTCGCCTTCCTCTCCCTTTTTCCGGAAGGGGAGAGGACCGTCTTCTCCCTCTCCCTCCACACCCCCCTGGCCCCCTGGGAGGGCCTCGAGGCGGAGGCCTACCGGGCCCTTAAGGCTCACTGGCAGGAGAGGGCCCTGGCCCTGGGGGAGGAGCTCCTCCCTGGCCTCAGGGAAGCTGAGCTCCTTTTCGCCGCTACCCCCCGCACCTACCGCCGCTTCGCCGGGCGGGCCTGGGTGGGGGGGTACCCCCAGACCCACCCCTTCCGCTTCCCCCGGGTGCGCCTCTTTCCCAACGTCTTTCGGGTGGGGGAGGGGATCTTCCCCGGGCAGAGCGTCCCCGCGGCGGCCCTTTCCGGCCTGCGGGCGGCGCGGCTAATCTTGCGGGCCCTGGGCCTGGAGGCCTTCCAGAGGGGGGTGCCCGAGCCCCTCGGGCGCGGCTAACTTGCTACGGGAGGCCCTGGGGCCGGGGAGTAGGAGGCCTTCCACGTACTCCCGGAGGGCCCGGGCGGTGCGCCCCTCCCTTTCCGTGAGGAGGTCCAGGTGGGTGAGGCCGGGGAGGACCTGGGCCCGGGTGGGGGTGCGGGGGAAGGTTTCCGCCAGGCGGAAGCCCTCCGGGCGGGCCACAAGCCCCCGCCCCGCCCCCAGGGCCAGGACGGGGTAGGGGAGGGGCCTTGGCCTCAGGTCCGGGGCCACCAGGGGGTAGGCCGCCACCTCCAGGAGGAGGCGGTAGGGGAAGTACCACTCGGAAAACCCGGTCTCGGGCCGGGCGAAGGCCCGGAGGAAGGCCCTGGGGTCCGTGGCCTCCCCGGTGTCCCGCCACTCGATGATCCGCCCCCGGGGGCCCCGCACGGTGAGGACGAGCCGCCCTTGCAGGAGTCCCAAAAGGCTGAGCCCTTCCCGGGCCCAGGCCCGGCCCACGCTCACGCTGAAGGCGGGGAAGAGGCTGTAGTGGTCGTCCACCCGCAGGAGGGCCCTCGCCTCCCGGGTGGCCCGGTAGGGGCCGTAGGGCACGGGCTCCAGGGGGCGCTTTGCCGCCAGGAAGGCCTCCGCCTCCGCCAGGGCGAGGTCCCGCGGCCCCAGGAAGGGGAGGCGGAAGACGGGGTCGGCCCGTCCCTGGAGGAGGTCCTCCAGGCCGGGGAGGCGGCCGAAGGGGGTGGAGGCCCCCCGCGCCAGGGTTTCCCGGTCCACCTCCTGGCCTAGGGCCTCCTGGGGGAGGCGCAGGCTCCCGTCCAGGAGGACGAGGCCCTTTAGCCTTTCCCCGTGGCGGAAGGCGTATAGGGTGGCAAGGCTCGCTCCCAAGGAGTGGCCCGCCAGGACCACGGGGGCCCTTTGCCGGGCGGCCTCCACCGCCAGGTCCAGGTCCTTCAGGTGCACCTCCAGCCCCCAGGAACGCAGAGGGGTGAGGTCTGGCTCGGGGAGATCCCGGTAGTAGGCCGTAGGGTCTTGCGTGAGGAAGCCCCGGCGGTCTTCCAAGCCGTTGGCCCGCCGCTCCCAGGCCCAGACCTCCAGCCAAGGGGCTTCCCGCCTTAGGTGCTCTGCCAGGAGGGCGAAGTTGGTGCTCCCGCCCAGGAGGCCCGGCACCAGGAGGAGGACCGCCTTGGGAGCCTCCGCCTCGTAGACCAGGGCGTAGCTTCGGTCCAACTGCGGGTAGCCGGTTTGGGCTCCCGGTAGGGATCGGTATTCCTGGCCGAAGGCCAGAAGGAGGAATAAGGGGACCACCCCCGCCCTCATAGGGAGAATTTCCCCTAGACGGAGAGCACTTGCCAGGGCCTGGGCTACAGGTCTTCCAAGGCCGCGGTCCCTTCGGCTCGTGCCTTTTCCAAAAGGCGCATCCGGGCCTGGAACTGGCCTGAGGCGTAAGCGAAAAACTCCTCCGGTGAGAGGCCCAAGGGGGCCCCCTCCGGGTAGGCAGCGAAGAGCTCCCCCACCACCCCCATCGCTTCGGGGAGGAGGAGGGCCAGCCGGCCTTCCACCCTCCTCCAAAGCCCGGGGTGTTCCCCCAGGTGGCGGGAGATCAGGTAGAGGCCGTAGGCGATGTGGCGACTCTCGTCCCTCTGGACGTTGCGGATGCCCGCCAAGGTTCCCGGCATAGCCTGGCCGGCCGCTTCCAGCCGTTCCGTCAGCCGGTAGAAGCCCTGGTAGCCCGTTTCCGCCAGCACGCCCTCCACCACCACGTTGTAGGTGAGGGCGGCTTCCACCTGGGCCTCGGGACTTCCGTCCTGCCAGAGCCGTTCCATGCTCTCCGGCAAGATTTCCTGGAAGATCCGGCGGTAGTGGGGGCCGTGGTACCGGGCCAGGTTCCCCTTCTGCCCTCCCACCTCCGCCAGGAAGCGGGCGAAGAACTCCACGTGCTTGGCCTCTTCCAAGAGGAAGGTGGTGAGGTACATCTCCTCCTCCACCCGTCCCTCCCGGGCCACCGCCTGGAGGAGGGGCAGGAGGTCCAGGGTCACCGCCTCCTCCCCTCCTAAGAAAAGGCTGGCCAGGCGCAACACCAGGTCCTGGCCCTCAGGGGGCAGGTTTTGGAAGGTGGCGCGGTCCTGCTGGAAGTCCAGGGTGGCTGGGTCCCAAAAGAGCCGCTTGGCCTTCTGGTAAAGGCGCAGGGGAAACTCCTCCCGAAGGCCCCTTTCCACCGTGTGGAAGCCGGTGCGCATGCGTGCCTCCTTCGTCTTCAGCTTACCTCGGCCCGTAGGAGGCCGAGGGCACCGAACCGCTCCAGATGGGGACGGAACCCCGCCCTTTCCAGGAGGTGCAGGAGCTCTTCCTCCTTGGGGCGGAAGAGGCCGAAAGTGGCTCCTGGCCCCAAGAGGAGCATGCCAAAAAGCCGCCCTCCAGGCCGGAGTACCCGGCGGGCCTCCTGGGCGGCCCTCAGGGGGTCCCAGAACTCGTTCCAGGTGGGGCCCATGGCCACCCCCCCGAAAGCCCCCGTCCGAAAGGGGAGGTGTTCCCCATGGCCCAGGAGGTAGGCCCCAGGCCGCCGCCTCCGGGCCACCCGGAGGAAGGCGGGGGAGGGGTCCAGGCCCACCGCACCATTCCCTAGCGCCTCCCAGTAGACCCCGGTGCCTGTGCCCACGTCCAAAAAGGGTCCCCCGGTGGGCAGGAGCCATTCCCGTAGGCGGGCGAGCTCCTCCGCATGGGAAAGCTTTTTCCCGGAGAGAAGGCCCGTGGAGCGCCGTCGCCAGGCGTCGTAGAGGAGGGGAATGGGGGGCAAGCGGTTCGCCAGCCAGAGGTGGGGCCGTTCCCGCCCGGCCCGCAGGTCCAAGAAGCCCCCCGGAAGGGGTAGCGGGCCCCGCAACCGAGGCAACGGGCCTCCCCCCCCCACTTCCAAGGGCCCTTGGCAGCGGGGGCAGGCCAGGAGGGGGAGGAGCCAGGGGGGAAGGGATACCACGGCAACAAGGGAGGCCCCCCGGAGGGCCCGGGGGGCCGGCAGCCTTTCCTCAGCGGTTCCCGCCCAAAGCGGCCGCATCCACCACGGGCACCACGGTGAGGGTGCCCGCCTGGACGCTGCCCACCGCGAAGACGGTGTAGGTCTTGCCGCTTTCCAGCACCACCCCGGGAAGCTCCAGGGCCACGGTGGTGGTGCCCGCCACCCGGACCTCGAGGTCATACCGCCCTGCGGGCACCACCAGGTACTGGCCGGCCCGGGGGAAGGGCAGGTTGCTGAAGAGCACCGGGCCGCCTTTCACCGCCACGTCCACCGCTGGGGCGTCGGGGGAGGTATGCACCACCCTCACCCGAGCGTAGCCCGCCCGGGGGAAGAGTCCGGCCAAAGCGTCCGTGTAAACTTGGGGCCGAATTTGGGCCAGGAAGCCGGTGGCGGCCACGGTGTAGTAGATCCCCTCCCGCAGGTCCAGCTCCGCGTCGATCACCACCGGGGCGTCCTGCCCCGCGGGCACCACCTGCACCCGCACCCGGGCGGCGGGCAGGGCCAGGTAAGGGGTCACCTCCTTGAAGGCCAGCCCCGTGATGGCCCGCTGCCCGTTCACCAGGATGTCCACCGCCGGGGCGTCGGGGGAAAGATGGGCCACCCGTACCATCGCCCCTTGGGCCAGAGCCAAACCGCCCACCGCCAGCGCCAACAGCAAACCGAAAAACTTTTTCATGCTTTCACCTCCCAGGGCCAGCATAGGGGCGGTTGGTTTGTAAAACTTTTGTCTAGCCTACGAATAGACTGTGAGCAACTTAGCAACTTTTGGACAGCAGGGTTTTCAAGGAAGGGTACGCAGGGCGTGCCCCAGGTCGAAGATCAGGAGGAACCCCCCCTGCACCAGGATGGCCAGGCCGAAGTCCCGGTGCTGGGGCTTCCGGCCCCGGGGGAGGAGAAGGGTTCCCCCTAGGAGGTAGAGGACGTCCAGCCCTGCGTTGAGGAGGAGGATCTCCCGCAGGTTTCCCGGGGCCTCCCGCCCCAGGGAGTAGAGACCCAGGGCCCCATCCACCAGGCCCCAGGCCCCATTCATGAAGAAGAAGCCCCGCCAGAAGGGGTGTTGC
Proteins encoded in this window:
- a CDS encoding YceI family protein gives rise to the protein MRRLLPFLLPLLALAQAPYRVEGEARYRGFYPLGSWEGRNPTARGEVFWNGEQASGRVCLEQAAWDSGVAERDKKALEILKAKSYPQACLYPQRARHEGSRFVVEGELELVGRRLPVRIEGELLGPPERGRFRGAFRTRFSDWGLERPRFLFLEVRDEVEVYLEAEVRR
- a CDS encoding flavin reductase family protein gives rise to the protein MEQETPQAPYRAFFYPMRLALLCVGENFMPLAWWTPVSKKPFRFLFAMDRENHTLTLLRELGEAALAFLPWEARGWVVRSGYLSGRKVRKAERLGVALRPARKLEHTQVPEGTLAVYELKVSELPLEGDHALFLGEVVHVEGSQEAKERPILFLGFRDFATLGERWRYRP
- a CDS encoding SDR family NAD(P)-dependent oxidoreductase, encoding MRVLILGATGGLGSALARLLRGEELLLSARRAEALRALAAEVGGRALPADLSDELEAKALLEEAGPLDLLVHAVGKAGRAGVREVSRDALEGMLTSHFLTASFVLKHAHFRQGARAVFFGAYPAYVRVPGFGAYAAAKGALEAYVETARKELRRQGVQLVLVRLPAVATGLWTPLGGPPKGALAPEEAARRVLEGVLREPPPEVLEL
- a CDS encoding bacteriorhodopsin, yielding MREMPELTFGQYWLVFNMLSLTIAGMLAAFVFFLLARSYVAQRYHIALYLSALIVFIAGYHYLRIFESWVGAYQLADGVYVPTGKPFNDFYRYADWLLTVPLLLLELILVLGLSAARTWNLGIKLVVASVLMLGLGYVGEVNTEPGPRTLWGALSSIPFFYILYVLWVELGQAIREAKFGARVLELLNATRYVLLMSWGFYPIAYALGTWLPGGAAQEVAIQIGYSLADLIAKPVYGLLIFAIARAKSLEEGFGAEVKAA
- a CDS encoding beta-carotene 15,15'-dioxygenase, Brp/Blh family, coding for MPSLYLLPLVLLPEGWALALLLLSALVLGLPHGAADLLVARRLGWPLLPFVGLYLLLALLPLALLLFYPQAGLLAFLLLALLHWGRVEGKGPLGYLRAGTVLLFPFLLHGERIAPFLQAFVGGFALPPWAALFLLAGLFLWALRQGASPRLWGDTALLALVAALAHPYAALAGYFLLQHSLDSLRLVGVRGRDWLPVYGATFGAILLALALYPAFRDPLAAYMAAVFALTLPHALAMEAWLRRPLPPARWPAPGR
- a CDS encoding SDR family oxidoreductase → MHVLVTGATGYVGGRLVPRLLEAGHRVRVLVRDPSRLEGRPWAGQVEVVRGSLEDPQALHQALLGVEAAYYLVHAMLSEREFQKAEERQARVFAQVAQEVGLRHVIYLGGLLPKEGRPSPHLQSRARVGEILRAHLPATEFRAGPIVGSGSASFEMVRYLTERLPVMVAPRWVLNPVSPIAIRDVLAYLLLALSRGPAGVVEIGAPPLTFKGMMEAYARVRGLRRLILPVPVLAPRLAALWVGLVTPIPNRLALPLVEGILHPLVADTQKAQALFPEVRPLPYKEAVALALRRIALGEVETRWSGALHGRAYFLEDREGVIREVRSLRAKATPEALFRVFTSLGGERGWLVWSWAWALRGLLDRMVGGPGLRRGRRHPQELLPGEAVDFWRVERVEPGRLLRLRAEMRLPGKAWLEWQALPEGEGARLVQTAYFEPVGLTGFLYWWLLYPLHRRIFSDLARAIVREAEGALAKPPSPGRGAG
- a CDS encoding nucleotidyltransferase domain-containing protein, with translation MGGEVGWAKLREALAQAPLPIALALLFGSRARGEAQLDSDWDLLVVSPAFRGMDHLERLLLLHRALPLRHVEYVALTPEEWAARQGEVGVVGEAAREGIVLLQTPSPATLPQGPNP
- a CDS encoding HEPN domain-containing protein; protein product: MNRYPDAAGTLPARLYGRAQAEARLQAAEEVLTWAERSVGQS
- a CDS encoding phytoene desaturase family protein, whose protein sequence is MRAVVVGAGIGGLVAARLLQGAGLEVVVLEAHTYPGGLAGDFWHRGHRFPAGATLLSGFASGGPLALLEGLLALRFPVEPYPEGFPLMEVVLPRGRLLRPVGREAEREAQGDFFGPKVLPFWRWQGERADRLKALAPRLPWPPEREEIPALLRLFPELLPLLPDLFRRASRLAPEDSDFRLFLRAQLLIAAQTEDPYALYAALALDLPHLGPARVPGGVGGVARALAEGLGVRYRARATRLLLREGRAYGVEVAYGGRRRGEKEVVFGDFFLLNVPPEPLLGLPQRTPKDAWGAFALYGVLPFRVDPPFYRQNARERPFAFLSLFPEGERTVFSLSLHTPLAPWEGLEAEAYRALKAHWQERALALGEELLPGLREAELLFAATPRTYRRFAGRAWVGGYPQTHPFRFPRVRLFPNVFRVGEGIFPGQSVPAAALSGLRAARLILRALGLEAFQRGVPEPLGRG
- a CDS encoding alpha/beta fold hydrolase, with amino-acid sequence MRAGVVPLFLLLAFGQEYRSLPGAQTGYPQLDRSYALVYEAEAPKAVLLLVPGLLGGSTNFALLAEHLRREAPWLEVWAWERRANGLEDRRGFLTQDPTAYYRDLPEPDLTPLRSWGLEVHLKDLDLAVEAARQRAPVVLAGHSLGASLATLYAFRHGERLKGLVLLDGSLRLPQEALGQEVDRETLARGASTPFGRLPGLEDLLQGRADPVFRLPFLGPRDLALAEAEAFLAAKRPLEPVPYGPYRATREARALLRVDDHYSLFPAFSVSVGRAWAREGLSLLGLLQGRLVLTVRGPRGRIIEWRDTGEATDPRAFLRAFARPETGFSEWYFPYRLLLEVAAYPLVAPDLRPRPLPYPVLALGAGRGLVARPEGFRLAETFPRTPTRAQVLPGLTHLDLLTEREGRTARALREYVEGLLLPGPRASRSKLAAPEGLGHPPLEGLQAQGPQD
- a CDS encoding R2-like ligand-binding oxidase; protein product: MRTGFHTVERGLREEFPLRLYQKAKRLFWDPATLDFQQDRATFQNLPPEGQDLVLRLASLFLGGEEAVTLDLLPLLQAVAREGRVEEEMYLTTFLLEEAKHVEFFARFLAEVGGQKGNLARYHGPHYRRIFQEILPESMERLWQDGSPEAQVEAALTYNVVVEGVLAETGYQGFYRLTERLEAAGQAMPGTLAGIRNVQRDESRHIAYGLYLISRHLGEHPGLWRRVEGRLALLLPEAMGVVGELFAAYPEGAPLGLSPEEFFAYASGQFQARMRLLEKARAEGTAALEDL
- a CDS encoding class I SAM-dependent methyltransferase, encoding MDLRAGRERPHLWLANRLPPIPLLYDAWRRRSTGLLSGKKLSHAEELARLREWLLPTGGPFLDVGTGTGVYWEALGNGAVGLDPSPAFLRVARRRRPGAYLLGHGEHLPFRTGAFGGVAMGPTWNEFWDPLRAAQEARRVLRPGGRLFGMLLLGPGATFGLFRPKEEELLHLLERAGFRPHLERFGALGLLRAEVS
- a CDS encoding DUF4397 domain-containing protein, which gives rise to MKKFFGLLLALAVGGLALAQGAMVRVAHLSPDAPAVDILVNGQRAITGLAFKEVTPYLALPAARVRVQVVPAGQDAPVVIDAELDLREGIYYTVAATGFLAQIRPQVYTDALAGLFPRAGYARVRVVHTSPDAPAVDVAVKGGPVLFSNLPFPRAGQYLVVPAGRYDLEVRVAGTTTVALELPGVVLESGKTYTVFAVGSVQAGTLTVVPVVDAAALGGNR
- a CDS encoding DUF6992 family protein codes for the protein MTALASGLLSLGAALLGLWWAQHPFWRGFFFMNGAWGLVDGALGLYSLGREAPGNLREILLLNAGLDVLYLLGGTLLLPRGRKPQHRDFGLAILVQGGFLLIFDLGHALRTLP